A stretch of Lathyrus oleraceus cultivar Zhongwan6 chromosome 6, CAAS_Psat_ZW6_1.0, whole genome shotgun sequence DNA encodes these proteins:
- the LOC127091916 gene encoding uncharacterized protein LOC127091916 has product MEKQLPKLFVLTNVLLFSAFLVSTAESQSNVSAVGDPGMQRDGLRVAFEAWNFCNEVGQEAPHMGSPRAAQCFDLSQGSLIHKVTEKDNKLGVGDPLPGVRPEEINNIDLYAVQKEIYLGSLCEVDDTPRPWQFWMIMLKNGNYDSRSGLCPKDGKKVPPFSPGRFPCFGTGCMNQPILCHQWTQVKDGIMRGGFNGTYDLDSSCGNSGLGNNNNNNNLSYYEVVWEKKVNVGSWLFKHKLKTSKKYPWLMLYLRADATRGFSGGYHYDTRGMVKTLLESPNFKVKLTLDIKKGGGSKSQFYLLDMGSCWKNNGAPCDGDVVTDVTRYSEMIINPETPAWCSPTGLGNCPPFHITPDNRKIFRNDTVNFPYSAYHYYCAPGNAQHLEQPVSTCDPYSNPQAQEIVQLLPHPIWGEYGYPIKKGDGWVGDARTWELDVGGLSSRLYFYQDPGSSPAKRIWTSIDTGTEIFVSDKDEVAEWSISDFDVIVTQPIESLVTHIY; this is encoded by the exons ATGGAGAAACAACTTCCCAAGTTGTTTGTGTTAACCAATGTACTTCTTTTCAGTGCCTTTCTTGTCTCCACAGCTGAGTCTCAGAGCAATGTCTCAGCTGTAGGAGACCCAGGAATGCAAAGAGATGGCCTAAGGGTAGCCTTTGAAGCTTGGAACTTTTGCAATGAAGTTGGTCAAGAAGCTCCTCACATGGGTAGCCCAAGAGCTGCACAATGTTTTGATCTCTCACAAG GTTCTCTTATTCATAAGGTGACAGAAAAAGATAACAAGCTTGGTGTTGGGGATCCATTACCTGGTGTCAGACCAGAAGAAATAAACAACATAGACCTGTATGCTGTTCAGAAGGAAATTTATTTAGGTTCTTTATGTGAGGTTGATGACACACCAAGGCCATGGCAATTTTGGATGATAATGTTGAAAAATGGAAACTATGACAGTAGGTCTGGTTTATGTCCTAAAGATGGTAAAAAGGTTCCGCCTTTTAGTCCTGGAAGGTTTCCTTGTTTTGGAACAGGATGCATGAACCAACCCATCTTGTGTCATCAATGGACACAGGTGAAAGATGGTATAATGAGAGGAGGATTTAATGGTACTTATGATTTGGATTCTAGTTGTGGAAATAGTGGACTtggtaataataataataataataatctcTCTTATTATGAGGTAGTTTGGGAGAAGAAAGTTAATGTTGGTAGTTGGTTGTTTAAACATAAGCTAAAGACTTCAAAGAAATACCCTTGGTTGATGCTTTACCTAAGAGCTGATGCAACTAGAGGATTCTCTGGAGGTTACCATTATGACACAAGGGGAATGGTTAAAACT CTTCTAGAGTCACCAAACTTCAAGGTGAAATTAACCTTAGATATCAAAAAGGGAGGAGGATCCAAGAGTCAATTCTACCTTTTGGACATGGGAAGTTGTTGGAAGAACAATGGTGCTCCATGTGATGGAGATGTAGTAACTGATGTCACTAGATACAGTGAAATGATCATCAATCCAGAAACTCCAGCTTGGTGCAGCCCTACAGGCTTAGGCAATTGCCCACCATTTCACATCACACCAGATAACAGAAAGATATTCAGAAATGACACTGTCAATTTCCCTTATTCAGCTTATCACTATTATTGTGCTCCAGGCAATGCTCAGCATTTGGAGCAACCTGTGAGTACTTGTGATCCTTATAGTAATCCTCAAGCACAAGAGATTGTTCAGTTGTTGCCTCATCCTATTTGGGGTGAGTATGGTTATCCCATTAAAAAAGGTGATGGTTGGGTTGGTGATGCAAGGACTTGGGAACTTGATGTTGGTGGCCTATCAAGTAGACTTTACTTCTATCAG GATCCGGGCAGTTCGCCTGCAAAAAGAATATGGACATCAATTGATACTGGGACAGAGATATTTGTGAGTGACAAAGATGAAGTGGCAGAGTGGAGTATAAGTGATTTTGATGTTATTGTAACACAACCAATAGAAAGTTTGGTGACTCATATTTATTAA